From one Pseudopipra pipra isolate bDixPip1 chromosome 2, bDixPip1.hap1, whole genome shotgun sequence genomic stretch:
- the P2RY2 gene encoding P2Y purinoceptor 2 isoform X2 — protein MANLTIPPDWTRVTNSSLDPGGTDDNPYKCIFDEDFKYILLPVSYGIVCVVGLFLNLLALYAFIFRIKTWNASTTYMFNLAISDTLYVVSLPLLVYYYAMGDNWPFSVGLCKIVRFLFYTNLYCSILFLLCISVHRFLGICFPLRSLQWGHVRHARRVSVAVWAVTVACQSPVLFFVTTSAKGDTITCHDTSSKELFGQFVIYSSVMLVLLFCIPFLAIIVCYCLMARRLLQPTRGISRLSRSKKKSVKMIIIVLVVFIVCFLPFHVTRTLYYSFRSWDLSCQTLNAINLAYKVTRPLASTNSCLDPILYFLAGQRFMKFRGNNVLGKPHNEVALGIVPNSHLGTTNDTDTLSKDLKS, from the coding sequence ATGGCGAACCTCACGATCCCTCCAGACTGGACCAGAGTCACCAACAGCTCCTTGGACCCGGGTGGCACAGACGACAACCCCTACAAGTGCATATTTGATGAGGACTTCAAGTACATCCTGCTGCCCGTCTCCTACGGCATCGTGTGCGTGGTGGGGCTcttcctcaacctgctggcccTCTATGCCTTCATCTTCAGGATCAAGACCTGGAACGCCTCCACCACCTACATGTTCAACCTGGCCATCTCGGACACGCTCTACGTGGTGTCGCTGCCCCTCCTGGTGTACTACTACGCCATGGGGGACAACTGGCCCTTCAGCGTGGGCCTGTGTAAGATAGTCCGCTTCCTGTTCTACACCAACCTCTACTGCAGCATCCTCTTCCTGCTCTGCATCAGCGTCCACCGCTTCCTGGGCATCTGCTTCCCGCTGCGCTCGCTGCAGTGGGGGCACGTCCGGCACGCCCGGCGCGTGTCGGTGGCCGTGTGGGCAGTGACCGTGGCCTGCCAGTCGCCCGTGCTCTTCTTCGTCACCACCAGCGCCAAGGGCGACACCATCACCTGCCACGACACCTCCAGCAAGGAGCTCTTCGGCCAGTTCGTCATCTACAGCTCGgtgatgctggtgctgctcttCTGCATCCCCTTCCTCGCCATCATCGTGTGCTACTGCCTGATGGCGCGGCGGCTGCTCCAGCCCACGCGCGGCATCTCCCGCCTCTCCCGCTCCAAGAAGAAGTCGGTCAAGATGATCATCATCGTCCTGGTGGTCTTCATCGTCTGCTTCCTCCCTTTCCACGTCACTCGGACCCTGTACTACTCCTTCCGGAGCTGGGACCTGAGCTGCCAGACCCTCAACGCCATCAACCTGGCCTACAAGGTGACCCGGCCCCTGGCCAGCACCAACAGCTGCCTGGACCCCATCCTGTACTTCTTGGCGGGGCAACGCTTCATGAAGTTCAGGGGGAACAATGTGCTGGGGAAGCCCCACAATGAGGTGGCGCTCGGCATCGTGCCCAACAGCCACCTGGGAACCACCAACGACACAGACACGTTATCCAAGGATCTGAAATCCTAG
- the P2RY2 gene encoding P2Y purinoceptor 2 isoform X1 — MRAMANLTIPPDWTRVTNSSLDPGGTDDNPYKCIFDEDFKYILLPVSYGIVCVVGLFLNLLALYAFIFRIKTWNASTTYMFNLAISDTLYVVSLPLLVYYYAMGDNWPFSVGLCKIVRFLFYTNLYCSILFLLCISVHRFLGICFPLRSLQWGHVRHARRVSVAVWAVTVACQSPVLFFVTTSAKGDTITCHDTSSKELFGQFVIYSSVMLVLLFCIPFLAIIVCYCLMARRLLQPTRGISRLSRSKKKSVKMIIIVLVVFIVCFLPFHVTRTLYYSFRSWDLSCQTLNAINLAYKVTRPLASTNSCLDPILYFLAGQRFMKFRGNNVLGKPHNEVALGIVPNSHLGTTNDTDTLSKDLKS; from the coding sequence GGCAATGGCGAACCTCACGATCCCTCCAGACTGGACCAGAGTCACCAACAGCTCCTTGGACCCGGGTGGCACAGACGACAACCCCTACAAGTGCATATTTGATGAGGACTTCAAGTACATCCTGCTGCCCGTCTCCTACGGCATCGTGTGCGTGGTGGGGCTcttcctcaacctgctggcccTCTATGCCTTCATCTTCAGGATCAAGACCTGGAACGCCTCCACCACCTACATGTTCAACCTGGCCATCTCGGACACGCTCTACGTGGTGTCGCTGCCCCTCCTGGTGTACTACTACGCCATGGGGGACAACTGGCCCTTCAGCGTGGGCCTGTGTAAGATAGTCCGCTTCCTGTTCTACACCAACCTCTACTGCAGCATCCTCTTCCTGCTCTGCATCAGCGTCCACCGCTTCCTGGGCATCTGCTTCCCGCTGCGCTCGCTGCAGTGGGGGCACGTCCGGCACGCCCGGCGCGTGTCGGTGGCCGTGTGGGCAGTGACCGTGGCCTGCCAGTCGCCCGTGCTCTTCTTCGTCACCACCAGCGCCAAGGGCGACACCATCACCTGCCACGACACCTCCAGCAAGGAGCTCTTCGGCCAGTTCGTCATCTACAGCTCGgtgatgctggtgctgctcttCTGCATCCCCTTCCTCGCCATCATCGTGTGCTACTGCCTGATGGCGCGGCGGCTGCTCCAGCCCACGCGCGGCATCTCCCGCCTCTCCCGCTCCAAGAAGAAGTCGGTCAAGATGATCATCATCGTCCTGGTGGTCTTCATCGTCTGCTTCCTCCCTTTCCACGTCACTCGGACCCTGTACTACTCCTTCCGGAGCTGGGACCTGAGCTGCCAGACCCTCAACGCCATCAACCTGGCCTACAAGGTGACCCGGCCCCTGGCCAGCACCAACAGCTGCCTGGACCCCATCCTGTACTTCTTGGCGGGGCAACGCTTCATGAAGTTCAGGGGGAACAATGTGCTGGGGAAGCCCCACAATGAGGTGGCGCTCGGCATCGTGCCCAACAGCCACCTGGGAACCACCAACGACACAGACACGTTATCCAAGGATCTGAAATCCTAG